A window of Bombus huntii isolate Logan2020A chromosome 12, iyBomHunt1.1, whole genome shotgun sequence genomic DNA:
gtgcaaaatatttatttaagtaaaaattcgtcaatttgtttaaatattattatatagtacttaaaattattgttaatcgTGTATCTTTTCCTTCGTAAACACCACGCaattctatatatattgtaaCAATACTTTTTTGATAACCTTATAATGACTGAAAAAGTGATAAAAAGAGCACCTAAGAAAAAAGGAGCATATAAATTGCCAGATCCGATATCTGTCGGTGAGATATTAACAGATATGGCAAAAAAGCAATGGATTCTTGGCAAGTCGATCGGTATCGGAGGTTTTGGTGAAATTTATTCTggtatatattcatatttaacATTGATCTATTACTACTCTTATGCTCTTTATAATAAGTACATTCTTTATACTTCctcttatattttataatttatcgtgtattagtagaaaatatatacagaaaggataatcatttaatttttaataacaattacAGCTGCACCTTATAATGGGAAAACTCCAAAAGAATATActaatgtaattaaaattgtaagtatTAATGGCTTCTATCTATGTATCATTTGATGATTTGTTCCATGTGAAATCCtttacattttcaaaattttaggAACCACACGGAAATGGACCATTGTTtgtagaaatgcatttttatatGAGAAATGCTAAATCAGATGAGAGTAAGttgttcaaattttaatatttaaatatgaattACTTTGATATGTAGATTCACTTCTTCTATTTTACTTTACATTTTATGATAAATTAGtataaagaaggaaagagTATTATATGATTGATTTTAGTTAATAGTTggaaacagaaaaagaaactTACAACTCTTGGTATGCCACAATATATTGGTTCTGGAAGTCATgaatataaaaacataaaatatcgatttatAATAATGGATCGGTATGGCACAGATTTATGGAAACTGTTTGAAGCAAATAATAGAAGATTTCCAGAACACacagtatacaaaatagcTTTACAAATAGTAAGAGGCAATCCAAAAAACAGCTTAATTCATTAGTTTATAAATCAATTTAAGCATTAtaactattattttttaaaaatgaattattacattttatattatatctaaaCATTTTTTAGGTAAATGTATTAGAATATATTCAttataaaacatatgtacatgCAGATATAAAAGGAGCTAATTTACTATTAGACTTAAAATCTCAAAATCGAGTTTATCTAGTAGATTTTGGATTGGCTTCTCATTATACTAcaaaaaatgaatataaacTAGACCCAAAAAAAGCACATAATGGAACCATTGAATACACCAGTAGAGATGCTCATATGGGAGGTAATCATTCTATGAAATTTAATGTAccaaataatataattttaataagatacatatttttacatattttagtACCGACAATGCGCGGTGATTTCGAAATTTTGGGTTACAATATGATTCAGTGGTTATGTGGTTCACTCTTATGGGAGAAAGATTTATCAGACTCAGTTACAGTACaaaaacagaaagaaagagcttttgataatatttcagAATTTTTAGATAAGTCTTTCCATAAATCAGTTCCAAATACTATATATAAGTACATGACTTTATTAGCAAGTATTAAGTTTAATGAAACACCAGATTATgaaaagtttaaaaaaatacTGACCGAAGGATTAAAACAATTATCACATAAACCAGATGGAAAACTGGAATTTAACAGTGATGTTAATTCTCAGAATGAAGTAATTCCAAAATCTACTCCACAAAAAGTGAAAAGAACTGTCGAGAAAAATAGGAGAAGTCCTCGTATacaatcaataaaaaattcgagTCCTATGAAAAATCTTGATGATAGTACTGTAGGAATTGTAATAGACAAAAAACGTGGTGGTTTAAAGGATATTAAACTAGTATTGGATGAGATTGATTCTGATGAAgaatatgatataaaaataattaaaaaagcaaaaaagatCCCCAGTTCTGTAAGTACATATAATGAGAAGAGCCCAGTTAAAAAAAATCCAGTCAAAAAGACTTCAGTTAAAAGCAAGGaaagaattaatagaaatcgTATCATAGAATCGGATTCTGAACCAGAGGTAATATGTGCAccttttaaatttaatagcatatatgtacatgtattactttatatattatttatgtagaTCACATCAAAAGGTACTAAATCACGGCCCATCAATGTTCCAAGCGTATCACTTAAAAATACAAGAAGTCGACGAAAAAATGTACTAATGGATGAAAGTGTTTCTGATGAGGATATGTTTAgtacataattttaatataaatgtgAAATAAATGTGTATGTTTCAAATGCGTTTATACGCATTAGAAATCTTATTTGGATgagttttgtatatttttgtatttatagcgaaatttataaaactattgatattttgattgtGCAAAAGAAGTGTACCATTTGCAAGTgcatttcatattttataattatatcgtACTAATTTGCATTGCTTGAAGAAATcaatatattttgataaatacaataaggaattgtacaaaatataattgtaGAATTAGTAATTTATGTAATTCTGTGCTGATTGTTAACCAGAATtgatcttttatatttatgcaagaataaaatacattatgTAAGTTGTTTAAAATGATGGCATAATATTCAAGTCTTAAACAAACAAAGTATTAGTTAAAAAGATTTATCGATATATAACTTCTGTACAAGTAAATCactttatatatacatatacaaatacATGTTTGTTTATTAACAATGTTTACAAATTGTACTTGGACACTTATTTTTTAAGCTTCTGTATCTGCGGTGCACTTATCTTGACTTTTCCGGGAATATTTCTAGCTATTGTTTCCTCTCTTACAGCTTTTAATAAGTCTTTTTCTCTTGAAGTGATTTCTTTATCTTTCATAAAAACTGTCATAGCAGTCTTAGCTGCTTTTCCTCTCTTACCTGTACCTGGCGTTAGCTTTACcttaaatctaaaatattgtaaatatatagtaaataaaaattttagtgtaatgttatataaaaataaacctGTTTAGCTTacttataatttaatacagTGTTATAGGGTGCTATAACGGGCACAGCAAATAACAATTCATCTTCTGAAACAGGTTTTCCTGTTAACTGATCTAACATATCTACTTCGGGTCCAGGACCTGGATCTTCTTCTTCAATGTTTTCTacaatttgaatattttgtgGTGCAACTGGTTTCGCCATACCCTTCTTCTTTGTTTGTTGCTTTGGTCCAGACggatctttatttttattttttcttttattttcttttgcaGCACCTGCTGACTAAGGATCATTACATTATTATGTGAGAAGCTCTTTTTTGTAGCATAAATGTCATTAATTACTAAGAGATAATATTTACTTGAAGAACTTGCATAGATAATTTTCTATCTTCTTCATCTtgatctttatatttttctttcattttttttaacctGCCTTTTTGTCCTCGTTTTAAAACAACCTGATCGTTTTTTTTAGGTTCTA
This region includes:
- the LOC126872121 gene encoding serine/threonine-protein kinase VRK1-like — encoded protein: MTEKVIKRAPKKKGAYKLPDPISVGEILTDMAKKQWILGKSIGIGGFGEIYSAAPYNGKTPKEYTNVIKIEPHGNGPLFVEMHFYMRNAKSDEINSWKQKKKLTTLGMPQYIGSGSHEYKNIKYRFIIMDRYGTDLWKLFEANNRRFPEHTVYKIALQIVNVLEYIHYKTYVHADIKGANLLLDLKSQNRVYLVDFGLASHYTTKNEYKLDPKKAHNGTIEYTSRDAHMGVPTMRGDFEILGYNMIQWLCGSLLWEKDLSDSVTVQKQKERAFDNISEFLDKSFHKSVPNTIYKYMTLLASIKFNETPDYEKFKKILTEGLKQLSHKPDGKLEFNSDVNSQNEVIPKSTPQKVKRTVEKNRRSPRIQSIKNSSPMKNLDDSTVGIVIDKKRGGLKDIKLVLDEIDSDEEYDIKIIKKAKKIPSSVSTYNEKSPVKKNPVKKTSVKSKERINRNRIIESDSEPEITSKGTKSRPINVPSVSLKNTRSRRKNVLMDESVSDEDMFST